One Silene latifolia isolate original U9 population chromosome 4, ASM4854445v1, whole genome shotgun sequence DNA segment encodes these proteins:
- the LOC141651372 gene encoding uncharacterized protein LOC141651372 yields MDERLGSTHLNLADMNEFSQCLDTCALVDHPAMGCHFTRNNMHGDGLRWAKLDRILISQQWITSLNSTAAFLTVGISDHSSCLVTISDLYTPRPFSFKYLNCWASSPQFQNVVTDGWSSHYYGGHIHSLFQKLKRLRSCLKGIHTTSFTNLSERVADAKQKLKDCQIRLSSSPMDVSLIREEDKLIQDYLTVKRAKLQALQQRAKVRLGSCVLDTLPLADCESLVQPVRVQEILDALRSIDRNKSPGVDGYTSGFFLDAWNVVGQDFKNVVLELFQKGALPKAANTTLLVLIPKMETPLSVKDFRPIACCTIYYKIVSKILANRLRQVLDTIVGPEQAAFVAERDIFDNSMLAHELVSKYGRTYLTPMCLLKVDIRKAFDSVNWDPKFVHWIMACVTSPNYSLLINSGVEGFFPDKCGLRQGDPLSPYLFVICMKILSRLLRRLPRAPNFSYHPKCVQLNLTHLVFADDLLVFTRGDLPSVKAVAKCLELFSEISGLHANPAKTDLYFGGVADGIRDLILAEIGFSAGEFPFKYLGLPLFNARITQDMYQPLLDKIKARIMHWANKSLSYAGKTLLALHLLEGCSTNLKYNTRVMYDSIRSCNPKVSWHNLVHGKGYHPKHSFAGMVVMHNALPTIDNLMRRGLSLVNRCAFCEACSEDVHHIFFNCSYSRHLLNYIGIWLGLSLLSFSLFTIAQDFASRRNTCRQRIGFMATIYYLWNERNARIFKGVKSSVDTLSVKIKKAVHLRLYSFGLS; encoded by the exons ATGGATGAGAGGTTGGGTAGCACTCATTTGAACCTAGCTGATATGAATGAATTCAGTCAATGCTTGGATACTTGTGCTTTGGTTGATCACCCTGCTATGGGTTGTCACTTTACTCGGAACAATATGCATGGTGATGGTCTTAGATGGGCAAAATTGGATAGGATTTTAATCTCTCAACAATGGATTACCAGTCTTAATTCCACTGCTGCCTTTCTGACTGTAGGGATCTCTGACCATTCCTCTTGCTTAGTAACTATTTCTGATTTGTATACTCCTAGACCCTTCTCTTTCAAATATCTGAATTGCTGGGCTTCCTCCCCTCAATTTCAGAATGTTGTGACTGATGGTTGGTCATCTCATTACTATGGTGGTCATATTCATTCTCTTTTCCAGAAATTGAAAAGGCTTAGGAGCTGTTTGAAAGGCATCCACACCACCTCCTTCACTAATCTCTCTGAAAGGGTGGCTGATGCAAAACAAAAGCTTAAAGACTGTCAGATTAGGCTTAGTAGTTCTCCTATGGATGTCTCACTTATTAGAGAGGAAGACAAATTGATACAAGACTACTTAACTGTGAAGAGGGCTAAGCTACAAGCTCTTCAACAACGAGCTAAAGTTCG ACTGGGCTCTTGTGTACTG GATACTCTGCCCCTGGCTGATTGTGAATCTCTGGTGCAACCAGTAAGGGTGCAGGAAATTTTGGATGCCCTTAGGTCTATTGATAGGAACAAAAGCCCTGGTGTTGATGGCTATACCTCTGGTTTCTTCTTGGATGCCTGGAATGTGGTGGGTCAGGACTTCAAaaatgttgttcttgagctttttcaGAAAGGGGCTCTTCCTAAGGCTGCCAATACTACCTTGTTAGTTTTGATTCCAAAAATGGAGACTCCTCTTTCTGTTAAGGATTTCAGGCCAATAGCATGTTGTACGATTTATTATAAAATTGTTAGTAAAATCCTTGCTAACAGATTAAGGCAAGTTTTGGATACCATTGTTGGTCCTGAGCAGGCTGCCTTTGTGGCTGAGAGAGACATATTTGATAATAGTATGTTGGCTCATGAATTGGTTTCTAAGTATGGTCGTACTTATCTGACTCCTATGTGCCTTTTAAAGGTGGATATCAGGAAGGCTTTCGATTCAGTGAACTGGGATCCTAAGTTTGTTCATTGGATTATGGCCTGTGTGACCTCACCTAATTACTCTTTGCTTATTAATAGTGGTGTTGAAGGCTTTTTTCCTGATAAGTGTGGTCTGAGACAAGGGGACCCCCTCTCACCCTATCTATTTGTTATCTGTATGAAGATTCTATCTAGGCTACTAAGAAGACTTCCTAGAGCGCCTAACTTCTCTTATCACCCAAAGTGTGTGCAGCTAAACCTTACACATCTTGTTTTTGCGGATGATCTTCTTGTTTTTACTAGAGGTGACCTGCCTTCAGTTAAAGCAGTTGCCAAGTGTCTGGAGCTGTTTAGTGAGATCTCTGGTCTTCATGCTAATCCTGCTAAGACTGACCTCTATTTTGGTGGGGTAGCTGATGGCATCAGAGATTTAATTCTTGCTGAAATTGGCTTTAGTGCTGGTGAGTTTCCTTTCAAATATTTGGGTCTGCCACTCTTTAATGCAAGGATTACTCAAGATATGTATCAACCTTTGTTGGATAAAATTAAGGCCAGAATTATGCATTGGGCTAACAAGAGTTTGAGCTACGCTGGCAAAACTCTCCTG GCTCTTCACTTGCTTGAGGGTTGCTCTACTAACCTTAAGTATAATACACGCGTAATGTATGATTCTATCAGATCTTGCAATCCTAAGGTTAGTTGGCATAATTTGGTTCATGGCAAGGGCTATCATCCTAAGCATTCCTTTGCTGGGATGGTGGTTATGCATAATGCTCTTCCTACTATTGATAATCTGATGCGAAGAGGCCTGTCTTTAGTCAATAGGTGTGCTTTTTGTGAGGCTTGCAGTGAGGATGTCCATCATATCTTCTTTAACTGCTCTTATTCCAGGCATCTCCTGAACTATATTGGTATTTGGCTGGGTCTTTCACTACTTTCATTTTCATTGTTCACTATTGCTCAAGATTTTGCTTCCAGGCGCAATACTTGCAGGCAGAGGATTGGTTTCATGGCTACTATTTACTACCTTTGGAATGAGAGAAATGCTAGGATATTTAAGGGGGTCAAGTCCTCTGTGGATACTCTTAGTGTCAAAATTAAGAAAGCTGTACATTTACGTCTATATAGTTTTGGGCTTTCTTAG